The DNA segment CTTGCGCTCCTCGCGGCGCGCCTCGACCGTCTCCACCAGCTTGTCCAACCGACCGCGCAGCGCGGCCAGATCGCCGACCGCGTGGTGCGCGTCCACCTGCTCGCGCAGGTGGTCGATGGCGGTCTGGGCGTCCTTCGCCGACAGGTCGGTGGTCCGCACTCGCTTCTCGAGGAGGCCGATCTCTACAACCAGGCCCTCGTACTTGCGCTCGAAGTAGGCCAGCGCCTCCTCAGGGGAGCCGGCCGCCCACGATCCGACGACCTGCTCGCCGTCGGCCGTACGCACGTACACGGTCCCCGTCTCGTCGACGCGGCCCCACGGGTCGCTGCTCACAGCGCCTCCTCCACATGATGCCTGCGGGGTGCCTCAGCGCCCCGGGCATCGACCACAGTTTCGTCACGGCCAACATAGGCGACCAGCGGGTTCCCTGTCCGCATCCAGCGCGACCGAAATTCCACCGACGGCCCCGGCCGCCCTCAGGACTTGACGACCGTCGCCTTGTTGATCACAACGGTCGCGTTCGGGGCGCCGTCACCCTGGCCGGTGCTCTCGCCCGCCGCCGCGATCTTGTTCAGCACCTTCATGCCGGACGCGGAGATCGTGCCGAACGGCGTGTACTGGGGCGGCAGCGGGCTGTCCTTGTAGACCAGGAAGAACTGGCTGCCGCCGGTGTGCTTCTGGCCGGTGTTGGCCATCGCCACGGTGCCCGCCGGGTAGGTGTTCTTCTTCAGGGCGGCGTCCTTCAGGTTCTCGTCCGGCAGCGTGTAGCCGGGACCGCCCATGCCGGTGCCCTTCGGGTCGCCGCACTGGAGCACGAAGATGCCCTGCGTGGTCAGCCGGTGGCACTTGGTGTGGTCGAAGAAGCCCTTGCCCGCGAGGAAGTCGAAGGAGTTGACCGTGTGCGGGGCCGCCGACGTCTTCAGCGAGACCGGGATGTCACCGCACGTCGTCGACAGGTCGAGCGTGTACTTCGCCGACGTGTCGATCGACATCGCCGGCTCCTTCTTCCAGCTGAGCTGCTTCACCGAGCCCGCGGCCGGCTTCTGGCACGGGTCCGGCGCCTTGCTCGGCTTCGCGGACGCGCTCGGCTGCGTCTTGGCGCTCGCGTCGGTCTTCTTGTCGTCGCCCCCCAGCACATGGGTGGTGTAGAGCGCCACACTGCCGATCACGATCACGCCCAGTACCGACGCGATCGCGGAGTTGCGCACGCGGGCCTTGCGCCGCGACTCGGTGCGCCGCTGCTGCTGTCGCAAGAACTTCTCCCGGGCGAGCTGACGCCGCCGCTGCTCCTGGCTGACCACCGGGTTTCTCCTCATGCGTGTCGTGTGTCGAGCGGTACGCGTGCGTCCTCGTGGGCCGACCACTGCGTGTAGCCCCGTACCGTATATGGGTTCGCTGAGGAAACGGCAGCGCCGGTAGGCTCTGAGTGCGGCCGAGGCCGCCTTGTCACCACTCGTACACCGATGAAACGAAGGACGATCGTGCTCATTGCCGGGTTCCCCGCCGGGGCCTGGGGGACGAACTGCTACCTCGTCGCCCCCGCCGCCGGTGAGGAGTGCGTGATCATCGACCCGGGCCACCAGGCCGCCGAGGGAGTCGAGGAAGCGCTGAAGAAGCATCGGCTCAAGCCCGTCGCCGTCGTCCTCACCCACGGCCACATCGACCATGTGGCCTCGGTCGTCCCCGTGTGCGGCGCCCATGACGTGCCCGCCTGGATCCACCCCGAGGACCGCTTCATGATGAGCGACCCGGAGAAGGCGCTCGGCCGCTCGATCGGCATGCCCCTCATGGGCGAGCTGACCGTGGGCGAGCCCGACGA comes from the Streptomyces sp. SUK 48 genome and includes:
- a CDS encoding peptidylprolyl isomerase, with protein sequence MVSQEQRRRQLAREKFLRQQQRRTESRRKARVRNSAIASVLGVIVIGSVALYTTHVLGGDDKKTDASAKTQPSASAKPSKAPDPCQKPAAGSVKQLSWKKEPAMSIDTSAKYTLDLSTTCGDIPVSLKTSAAPHTVNSFDFLAGKGFFDHTKCHRLTTQGIFVLQCGDPKGTGMGGPGYTLPDENLKDAALKKNTYPAGTVAMANTGQKHTGGSQFFLVYKDSPLPPQYTPFGTISASGMKVLNKIAAAGESTGQGDGAPNATVVINKATVVKS